Proteins from a single region of Ensifer adhaerens:
- a CDS encoding DUF1272 domain-containing protein, which produces MLALRPNCECCDKDLPPDSREAMICTFECTFCVDCVDGKLDGTCPNCGGEFTRRPVRPAALLERYPASTERVLKPLSCAGAKAA; this is translated from the coding sequence ATGCTGGCTTTGCGCCCCAATTGCGAGTGCTGCGACAAGGATCTGCCGCCGGATAGCCGCGAGGCGATGATCTGTACCTTCGAATGCACCTTCTGCGTCGATTGTGTCGATGGAAAGCTCGATGGCACCTGCCCGAATTGCGGCGGCGAATTCACGCGCCGCCCGGTGCGTCCGGCCGCCCTGCTTGAAAGATACCCGGCCTCCACTGAGCGGGTGCTGAAGCCACTGAGCTGCGCCGGTGCGAAGGCGGCTTGA
- a CDS encoding urease subunit gamma, translating into MNLTPREKDKLLISMAAMVARRRLERGVKLNHPEAIALITDFVVEGARDGRSVAELMEAGAQVLTREQVMEGIPEMIHDIQIEATFPDGTKLVTVHEPIR; encoded by the coding sequence ATGAATCTTACCCCACGCGAAAAGGACAAATTGCTGATTTCGATGGCGGCCATGGTCGCGCGGCGGCGCTTGGAGCGCGGTGTGAAGCTCAACCACCCAGAGGCGATCGCGCTGATCACTGATTTCGTCGTCGAAGGTGCCCGCGACGGGCGCTCGGTGGCCGAACTGATGGAGGCGGGGGCGCAGGTGCTGACGCGCGAGCAGGTGATGGAGGGCATCCCCGAGATGATCCACGACATCCAGATCGAAGCGACGTTCCCCGACGGCACCAAGCTCGTCACCGTTCACGAACCGATCCGCTAA